Genomic window (Streptomyces yatensis):
GGGGGCTGAGGCGGGCCGGGGCCAGGCGGGATCGGGCCGGGGCGAGCCGCGCCCGGGCGGACCCGGGCGGGCCCGGATCAGCCGAGCTTGAGCAGCAGCTCGGCCAGTTCGCCCGGCATGGTGATCATGCAGTCATGGCCGGTCTCCAACTCCCACACCTGCGCCGGGCTGCCGTTGGGCTGGACCGCGGGGACGGGTCGCCGGGTCATGCCCGGCGGCACATTGGCGACGCAGTGGATATGCGTCCGCGGGATCGCGTTCACGGCCGGGTTGTCCAGCCGGACCGGCTGCTGCAGGCAGCGCACCGACTGATCCGACATCATCGAGCGCAGCCACGCCACGTCCGCCGGGTCGGTGACCCCGAACAGACCCCAGGACGGGTCCATTCCGACCAGAGGCGGATTCCGCCAGCCGCTCTCGGACGCCAGTGCCTGGTCGATCATGGCCTGGGTGAAGGGCATGACATCGGCCGCGGTCTCGCCGTCCTCCGGGACCATCGCGTCGAGGTAGACCAGCTGCGCGATCCGGTCCGGGAGCTGGTTGGCCGTGGACGAGATGACCAGCCCGGCATAGCTGTGCCCGACGAGCACCACATCGGTGAGGTCTTCCTCGGTGATCAGCCCGACGATGTCGTCGACATGTGTATCGAGCCCCACCTCGGGGCCCAGCAGATGTGCCGTGTCGCCGTAGCCGGTCAGCGTCGGCGCGACCACCCGGTGTCCGGCCGCCGCCAGCAACGGGACCACCCGCTCCCAGCACTCCCCACTGTGCCAAGCGCCGTGCACCAGTACATATGTCGACATATTTCCACTCCATCCGCATCAAAAATAAACGGGACGCTGTCCCGTTTAAAAATATGGGACAGCGTCCCGCTTAGCAAGCGGGGACCGGTGCGGCGGTCAGGAGTTGATCTCGAACGGGTCGCCGTAGACCTTCCACTTCAGCGGCGGCGTCAGGTCGAAGTTCTTCTCGTTGAGGAACTTCCGCTGCTCGGTGTCGACGCGGCTGGTGTCGCTGTGCGCCTCCTCGCTCTTCATGGCCTCCTTACGGGCGTCGAGGAAGGCGCCCAGGTACGTGGTCTCGTTGCCGCCCTGCGCCGGGGGCTTGGCCTTGGACAGCGCGGTCTTACGGATGCCGCCGAAGCTGTACTTGCTGTCGCCGGGGCCGTGCATCACGATCGCGTCGTAGTAGATGAACTGGCCGAGCGCGCCCAGGCCGTCACCCTTGCCCTGCTTGACGGCCGGGTTGAAGTAGACGCGGTCGCGCTCGTGCTCCTGGGCGTCCTGGAAGGCCTTGTCGGCGGCGGCCTTCTTCCAGTCCTTGGTGAAGTTCGGGTCCAGGCCGTCATGGGAGTCGGTGCCGTCGACGTCGCGCAGCGCGGGGAGGTACTTGGCCAGGACGTTGCCGGGCTTCTGCTCGGTGTAGTACTCGACGAGGTCCAGCATGTCGCCGGTGCCGGAGCAGAATCCGATGATGCCCGCGGTGTAGCCACGGCCGTCGTCTATGTCCTCGATGTACTGGAACTGGGCGCGCCAGTCGAGCGAGGAGTTCTCGGCGCTGGAGACCAGCTTCATGGCGATTTCCTTCTTCGCCGGGTCGTCCAGGCTGCTCGCCGCGGCGGCCTTGTGCGCCGAGTGGCGGTGCGTGTCCGCCGACGACGGCAGGTGGTCGGACGCCTGCCCGACTCCGACGCCGGTGAAGACGAGCGCGGCCGGTACGGTGACGGCCACCGCCGCGAGGCCGATCCTCCGGGGCATGGGGGACATGGGGACTCCGTTCCTTGTCGACTGTGGGGGAAGTGCGCTCGGCCGTCCCAGGACGCACCGGGGCGACCCCGGGTC
Coding sequences:
- a CDS encoding alpha/beta fold hydrolase is translated as MSTYVLVHGAWHSGECWERVVPLLAAAGHRVVAPTLTGYGDTAHLLGPEVGLDTHVDDIVGLITEEDLTDVVLVGHSYAGLVISSTANQLPDRIAQLVYLDAMVPEDGETAADVMPFTQAMIDQALASESGWRNPPLVGMDPSWGLFGVTDPADVAWLRSMMSDQSVRCLQQPVRLDNPAVNAIPRTHIHCVANVPPGMTRRPVPAVQPNGSPAQVWELETGHDCMITMPGELAELLLKLG
- a CDS encoding chitosanase, yielding MSPMPRRIGLAAVAVTVPAALVFTGVGVGQASDHLPSSADTHRHSAHKAAAASSLDDPAKKEIAMKLVSSAENSSLDWRAQFQYIEDIDDGRGYTAGIIGFCSGTGDMLDLVEYYTEQKPGNVLAKYLPALRDVDGTDSHDGLDPNFTKDWKKAAADKAFQDAQEHERDRVYFNPAVKQGKGDGLGALGQFIYYDAIVMHGPGDSKYSFGGIRKTALSKAKPPAQGGNETTYLGAFLDARKEAMKSEEAHSDTSRVDTEQRKFLNEKNFDLTPPLKWKVYGDPFEINS